In a genomic window of Wyeomyia smithii strain HCP4-BCI-WySm-NY-G18 chromosome 1, ASM2978416v1, whole genome shotgun sequence:
- the LOC129717378 gene encoding uncharacterized protein LOC129717378 yields MNPARKRSCLLHYAGSDVQDIFFNLRGENELQIPEDSEIYKQSVKLLDDYFLPLKCLPRERHIFRNLEQGPEESIEKFVLCLREQGSLCEYDAWLEENIKEQIFEKGCSDELRAKILTKGNMTLAQTIEEGRSLETIAKHRKNMQRTEEINRIVKSKGECFWCGHSGHYANDDDCPARDKKCEKCHLLGHIKRCCNTKDANARKNKDGDSKKRHKKN; encoded by the coding sequence ATGAATCCCGCCCGTAAGCGATCGTGCCTGCTGCATTATGCTGGCAGTGACGTGCAAGACATTTTCTTCAATCTGCGAGGAGAGAATGAGTTACAAATTCCGGAGGATTCTGAAATCTACAAGCAGTCAGTCAAGCTGCTCGACGATTATTTCCTGCCACTCAAATGCCTGCCGAGAGAACGTCACATTTTCCGAAACCTCGAGCAAGGCCCGGAGGAAtcaatcgagaaatttgttttgtGTCTACGGGAACAAGGTAGTCTTTGTGAATACGATGCGTGGTTGGAAGAAAACATTAAGGAACAAATTTTCGAGAAAGGCTGTTCGGACGAGCTACGAGCGAAGATTCTCACCAAGGGAAACATGACGTTGGCGCAAACGATTGAAGAAGGGCGCTCACTGGAAACAATAGCAAAGCATCGCAAAAACATGCAGCGGACAGAAGAGATTAACCGGATTGTGAAATCGAAAGGTGAGTGCTTCTGGTGTGGCCATTCCGGACACTACGCCAATGACGACGATTGCCCAGCCAGGGACAAAAAATGTGAGAAGTGTCACTTGCTTGGGCATATCAAACGATGCTGTAACACCAAAGATGCGAATGCACGGAAGAATAAGGATGGGGATTCGAAGAAGCGCCACAAGAAAAACTAA